Proteins co-encoded in one Balnearium lithotrophicum genomic window:
- a CDS encoding NADH-quinone oxidoreductase subunit J: MGNVYFWIIYAVIVISAIIALEATSLLWAAISFIILLSEVALVYFGLNMPVLGGVQLAIYAGGVTILVLFAIMMVGESYKKPSGKAVKAILLSLILLIIGTGFSFLSAIDNLPFKVYETSYLGTVFVEKYSFFTIVLGFIVAALLYMGNAIITKKREAK; the protein is encoded by the coding sequence ATGGGAAACGTCTACTTTTGGATTATCTATGCCGTTATAGTTATTTCGGCAATAATAGCTCTTGAGGCTACCTCCCTCCTATGGGCTGCTATATCCTTCATCATTCTCCTATCTGAAGTTGCTCTCGTCTACTTTGGACTTAACATGCCGGTTCTTGGAGGAGTTCAGTTAGCAATTTATGCAGGAGGAGTAACGATTCTCGTTCTCTTTGCAATTATGATGGTGGGTGAAAGTTACAAGAAACCCTCTGGAAAAGCAGTAAAGGCAATTCTATTGAGCCTGATTCTACTCATCATTGGAACAGGATTTTCCTTCTTATCGGCCATAGATAACTTACCCTTTAAAGTTTACGAAACCTCCTATTTAGGAACTGTTTTTGTGGAGAAGTACTCTTTCTTCACAATTGTTTTAGGTTTCATTGTAGCGGCTCTTCTCTATATGGGAAATGCAATTATTACAAAGAAGAGGGAGGCTAAATAA